One Oculatellaceae cyanobacterium genomic region harbors:
- a CDS encoding ATP-binding protein — translation MTDKITPSLLAFKGKVVPADYRDPQLSIYRKNPLIEALPPIYSEEQAAMFLADYPEYEDEDRQLPNHLRLHLVQNIQQFVEPLPIHLDLEQRFSRMIRAGYRSRNPLDPQFRRNFNKQLDALGSVETHQNNSNSTATGFTIIGISGIGKTTAIRAILSLYPQVIIHSYYGNQNFTFMQIVWLNLECPHDGSIKGLCLNFFQAVDDLLDTEYSKNYARGYRTVDQLIPAMARVASLHCIGVLVIDEIQHLSESKSGGSQKMLNFFVQLVNTIGIPVVLVGTYKAMPILSGEFRQTRRGSGQGDLVWDRMEEDDVWELFVESLWRYQYVRKSCPLTPELCHALYEVTQGITDFAVKVYLLAQVRAISTGKEAITESIIRSVATDSLRLAQPILSALRTKDHRLLQSVEDVYPIDITAYIQQAQKKIVVTGKLSSSLLVKKNLENEQVQESTSCSTSKSDDIKTQSDLIADVITKDKKARKSRKYVAKPEGLLAVVEQGAKNKIAAYEALKNGNYIRPSIEYLLAEIVR, via the coding sequence ATGACAGATAAGATTACACCATCACTTTTAGCTTTTAAGGGGAAAGTTGTACCAGCAGATTACCGCGATCCCCAACTATCTATTTATCGCAAGAATCCTCTTATTGAAGCTTTACCTCCCATCTATTCTGAGGAACAGGCAGCAATGTTCTTAGCAGATTATCCTGAATATGAAGATGAGGACCGCCAATTACCAAATCATCTACGTTTACATTTAGTACAAAACATTCAGCAATTTGTTGAGCCGCTTCCCATTCACTTAGATTTAGAACAACGGTTTTCACGCATGATTAGAGCTGGATATAGATCTAGAAATCCACTCGATCCACAATTTAGAAGAAACTTCAACAAGCAATTAGATGCTTTAGGTTCTGTTGAAACGCATCAAAACAATTCTAATTCAACAGCTACAGGTTTTACCATTATTGGTATTAGTGGCATAGGTAAAACTACTGCTATTCGGGCAATTCTTTCTCTTTATCCTCAAGTAATTATCCACAGTTACTATGGCAATCAAAATTTTACTTTCATGCAAATTGTTTGGCTGAATTTAGAGTGTCCTCATGATGGTTCTATTAAAGGTCTTTGCCTTAATTTTTTCCAAGCTGTTGATGATCTTTTAGACACAGAATACTCTAAAAACTATGCCAGAGGTTATCGGACTGTCGATCAGCTAATTCCAGCTATGGCGCGTGTAGCTTCCCTGCACTGTATCGGGGTTTTGGTCATTGACGAAATTCAGCATTTGAGTGAATCCAAAAGTGGTGGTTCCCAGAAAATGCTCAATTTTTTTGTGCAATTAGTCAATACTATTGGAATTCCAGTGGTTTTGGTCGGTACATACAAAGCCATGCCAATTTTGAGTGGTGAATTTCGTCAAACTCGTCGAGGTAGCGGACAGGGAGATTTGGTATGGGACAGGATGGAGGAGGACGATGTATGGGAGTTGTTTGTTGAATCATTGTGGCGATACCAGTACGTTCGTAAATCTTGTCCTCTCACACCTGAACTCTGCCATGCTCTTTATGAAGTTACTCAAGGAATTACTGATTTTGCTGTCAAAGTGTATTTGTTAGCTCAAGTAAGAGCAATCTCTACAGGAAAAGAGGCAATTACTGAGAGTATTATTCGGTCAGTAGCAACAGATAGTTTGCGTTTAGCGCAACCAATTTTATCAGCTTTAAGAACTAAAGATCACAGACTTCTCCAAAGCGTAGAAGACGTTTATCCTATTGACATTACTGCTTATATTCAGCAGGCTCAAAAAAAAATAGTGGTTACAGGCAAACTAAGTTCATCTTTGTTGGTTAAAAAAAATTTAGAGAACGAGCAAGTTCAAGAGAGTACTTCTTGTTCAACTTCTAAATCAGATGATATTAAAACACAAAGCGATTTAATTGCTGATGTTATAACTAAGGATAAAAAAGCAAGAAAATCCCGTAAATATGTTGCAAAACCGGAGGGGTTGCTCGCAGTAGTAGAACAGGGAGCAAAAAACAAAATTGCAGCTTATGAAGCACTAAAAAACGGAAATTATATTCGCCCTTCTATTGAATATCTTTTAGCAGAGATTGTTAGATGA
- a CDS encoding Mu transposase C-terminal domain-containing protein produces the protein MNLYVNILLEWYDEQAEAHIERILWIDPSITDVITIEINNPQALPKLQKCKNLENAIANHDVRLLEVDPYSELLRPENTIPEHYRQYRDDAWEVIRPIVESENVFEPRDRGPLVEATVKRTGRTKATIYSYLRRYWQGGQTKNALLPLFDRRGGRGKERQSNGRKRGRPSKVSKATKATIGINVDKEIKRKFQRGIKAFYETQEGSTLTEAYQQTLKRFFHKGYEQRGEAFVPILPPASELPTFAQFRYWYEKERDISQEKIARQGQRGFNLRHRAVLGDSTQMAFGPGSIYQIDATVGDIYLVSSLDRHRIIGRPVIYIIIDTFSRVITGFSVSLEGPSWLGAMLALENACIDKVAFCQEYGIEIDAEDWPCHHLPEAILADRGELEGYNADNLVNALNIQVSNTPPYRADWKGIVERNFRLINDKVIHWMPGAVTHIRERGEKDYRLDAVLDLHQFRKLMILCILDHNKNHRMNWYRKDEFMIQGHVEPYPVDLWHWGIQNRGGHLRHIPPDTVRLNLLPGADASVTPRGILYKGLYYTCGQAVREQWFVKARAKGRWKVAVAYDPRFLDTIYLRLDNSKQLEVCELTEADRRLKGRDWHEVIDYFEGQKQAQEIAQSRLQQSKATLDAQVEQIVSEATEQTKKAQTGQSKRSRLQDIRENRKFEREQERDAGVWKLGQQELPPQPGQVIPIAPTPQPEDENDAYVAPPQPTNKLRQLREKKWKNDR, from the coding sequence ATGAACCTCTACGTTAATATACTGCTGGAATGGTACGACGAGCAAGCTGAAGCTCACATTGAAAGAATATTGTGGATTGATCCTTCTATTACGGATGTCATAACGATTGAAATTAACAATCCACAAGCTCTGCCAAAATTGCAAAAGTGTAAAAACTTGGAAAATGCGATCGCTAACCACGATGTTCGTCTTCTAGAAGTTGATCCATATTCAGAACTGCTACGCCCTGAAAATACAATTCCTGAACATTACCGTCAGTATAGAGATGATGCTTGGGAAGTAATTCGTCCAATTGTTGAAAGTGAGAATGTATTTGAGCCACGCGATCGCGGCCCTCTAGTGGAGGCAACAGTTAAGCGTACAGGACGTACTAAGGCAACAATATATAGTTATCTTCGACGTTACTGGCAGGGAGGGCAAACAAAAAATGCGCTGCTGCCTCTATTTGATAGACGCGGTGGTAGAGGGAAAGAACGTCAAAGTAATGGGCGCAAGCGAGGTCGTCCCAGTAAAGTTTCAAAAGCAACCAAGGCGACAATAGGGATCAATGTAGATAAGGAAATTAAGCGTAAATTTCAGCGCGGCATCAAAGCATTTTATGAAACCCAGGAGGGAAGCACCCTCACAGAAGCTTACCAGCAAACTTTAAAACGTTTCTTCCATAAAGGCTATGAACAGCGAGGAGAAGCATTCGTTCCTATTTTACCTCCTGCTAGTGAATTACCCACATTCGCTCAATTCCGTTATTGGTATGAGAAAGAGCGAGATATTAGCCAGGAAAAAATCGCTCGTCAAGGTCAGCGTGGCTTTAATCTGCGCCATCGGGCTGTCCTTGGGGATTCTACCCAAATGGCTTTTGGCCCAGGCTCAATTTATCAAATCGATGCAACTGTAGGTGATATATACCTTGTCAGTTCTCTTGATCGCCATCGTATTATTGGTCGCCCTGTAATTTATATAATTATCGACACTTTTAGCCGAGTAATTACAGGATTCAGCGTTAGCCTAGAAGGACCAAGTTGGTTAGGGGCAATGCTGGCTTTAGAGAATGCCTGTATAGATAAAGTTGCTTTTTGCCAAGAATACGGAATTGAAATTGATGCAGAAGATTGGCCTTGCCATCATCTTCCAGAAGCGATTTTGGCGGATAGAGGTGAACTAGAGGGTTATAACGCTGACAACTTAGTTAATGCTCTTAATATCCAGGTGTCCAACACACCTCCCTATCGAGCGGATTGGAAAGGAATTGTTGAGCGAAATTTTCGCCTAATTAATGACAAGGTAATTCATTGGATGCCGGGAGCAGTGACCCACATTCGTGAAAGGGGAGAGAAAGACTATCGTCTTGATGCTGTTCTAGATTTGCACCAATTCCGCAAGTTGATGATCTTATGCATTCTAGACCACAACAAAAACCATCGGATGAACTGGTATCGCAAGGATGAATTTATGATCCAAGGCCATGTTGAACCCTATCCAGTCGATTTATGGCACTGGGGTATTCAAAACCGAGGCGGTCATCTTCGCCACATACCCCCAGATACTGTTCGTTTAAATCTCCTACCAGGGGCAGACGCTTCTGTTACTCCTCGTGGAATCCTTTATAAAGGGTTGTACTACACCTGCGGACAGGCTGTGCGAGAACAATGGTTTGTCAAAGCAAGAGCAAAGGGAAGATGGAAAGTTGCTGTTGCTTACGATCCTCGATTCCTTGACACTATATATCTGCGTCTAGACAACAGTAAACAACTAGAAGTTTGCGAACTAACTGAAGCTGATCGGAGATTAAAAGGACGCGATTGGCATGAAGTCATCGATTATTTTGAGGGACAAAAACAAGCTCAGGAAATAGCTCAAAGCCGCCTACAACAATCAAAAGCTACCCTTGATGCTCAAGTAGAACAAATTGTTTCGGAAGCTACCGAACAAACTAAGAAAGCTCAGACTGGTCAAAGTAAGCGATCGCGCCTTCAAGACATCCGAGAGAACAGAAAATTTGAACGTGAGCAGGAACGGGATGCTGGAGTTTGGAAGCTCGGACAGCAAGAACTTCCTCCTCAACCTGGACAAGTTATTCCTATTGCGCCTACACCCCAGCCTGAAGATGAAAACGACGCTTATGTAGCGCCGCCTCAACCTACTAACAAATTACGCCAACTGCGGGAGAAAAAGTGGAAAAATGACAGATAA
- a CDS encoding TnsA endonuclease N-terminal domain-containing protein, producing the protein MAKRKRTTTEKTIEKWLREDRGQGRGKDYIPWLSIQDVPSQGLATRKKGWKTQRVHHLMSNLELDYFYILEWSLAVHDIREQYPLLPLEETLLIAEHLGISHPKDPKTQEPIVMTTDFLITVRQKIGTIEQARTIKPAQELQSQRTLEKLEIERCYWQERSIDWGIVTEREIPKILAKNVAWLHPRFSVEDLSPLSKNDIERIARALNLSIFKYHAPLSDITSECDIQLGLNPGTSLSVVRHLIANRQWLVDLNQPIQPSEILHLLAKPAIESYYEAGGTR; encoded by the coding sequence ATGGCTAAACGTAAGCGAACCACCACCGAGAAAACCATTGAGAAATGGCTTAGGGAAGATCGCGGGCAAGGTCGAGGCAAGGACTATATTCCCTGGCTATCAATTCAGGATGTTCCTTCTCAAGGTTTGGCGACCAGAAAAAAAGGATGGAAAACTCAAAGAGTTCACCATCTGATGAGCAACCTGGAACTCGACTACTTCTATATTCTGGAGTGGTCGCTAGCTGTGCATGATATCCGAGAGCAGTACCCACTCCTCCCTTTGGAAGAAACATTGCTAATCGCCGAACATTTAGGCATCAGTCACCCCAAAGATCCAAAAACTCAAGAACCTATAGTGATGACGACTGATTTTCTGATTACAGTTCGCCAGAAAATAGGGACAATTGAGCAAGCTCGAACTATTAAACCTGCCCAAGAATTACAATCACAGCGAACTTTAGAAAAGCTAGAGATTGAACGCTGCTATTGGCAGGAAAGAAGTATTGACTGGGGAATTGTCACTGAACGAGAAATTCCCAAAATTTTAGCTAAAAATGTAGCTTGGCTACACCCTCGGTTTAGTGTTGAAGACCTTTCACCCTTATCGAAGAATGACATAGAGCGGATCGCCAGGGCACTCAATTTGAGTATATTCAAGTATCACGCACCTTTATCGGATATTACTTCTGAGTGTGATATTCAACTAGGTTTAAATCCTGGTACTAGCTTGTCGGTAGTTCGTCACTTAATCGCTAACCGCCAATGGCTAGTTGACCTTAACCAACCAATTCAACCTAGTGAAATTTTACACCTCTTAGCTAAACCAGCTATCGAATCTTATTACGAGGCAGGAGGTACTAGATGA
- a CDS encoding DNA sulfur modification protein DndB: MSSFLNLVFGVIRGIQDRREFYITRCQVGVIVKIFTFDEKLISDEMKTQSTPDVAKLSDDARYVIGNPIHQALAPITAFIDGDLIYEPIDETTGHQDIGKLTVSADVALIAPEGQRRLCAIELALQDRPELEESYIPVILYQKTHRKRLEQVDLLSTHIISAQQNFSDRDRPRIIAKAVMARVKVFQNLTDTERSSLPMRSQKLFTLSAIENATQALLTEHEDYELKDQIQLAIHYWNIVYANIPDWNKVLQGKISSGIIRRDYVHSHAVTLAALGHLGASLISIYPRRWQAQLKNLEKIDWSRKNPEWQHRIIDKGRISKSRNSVILMTIYFKKILGLPLAPDEEHLEITSFSKNKILPNA, encoded by the coding sequence ATGAGTTCATTTCTTAATTTGGTTTTTGGTGTTATTAGAGGAATCCAAGACCGACGAGAGTTCTACATAACTCGTTGTCAAGTCGGGGTAATTGTGAAAATTTTTACTTTTGATGAAAAATTAATTTCTGATGAAATGAAAACGCAGTCTACTCCGGACGTAGCTAAATTGTCAGATGACGCTCGATATGTCATAGGTAACCCTATTCATCAGGCACTTGCCCCAATTACGGCTTTTATTGATGGTGATTTAATATATGAACCTATAGATGAAACAACAGGTCATCAAGATATAGGCAAGTTAACTGTTTCAGCAGATGTTGCTTTAATTGCTCCAGAAGGCCAACGTCGTCTTTGTGCCATTGAACTTGCTCTTCAAGACCGACCAGAACTTGAGGAAAGTTACATTCCAGTAATCTTATATCAAAAGACTCACAGGAAGCGCCTCGAACAAGTTGATCTTCTATCCACGCATATCATTTCAGCTCAGCAAAATTTTAGTGACCGGGATCGTCCCAGAATTATCGCCAAGGCTGTGATGGCTCGAGTTAAAGTTTTTCAAAATCTAACTGATACTGAACGTAGTAGCTTGCCAATGCGATCCCAAAAGTTATTTACACTTAGCGCGATCGAGAATGCAACTCAGGCACTTCTTACTGAGCATGAAGATTATGAGTTAAAAGATCAAATCCAGCTGGCAATTCATTACTGGAATATAGTTTATGCCAACATTCCTGATTGGAATAAAGTTCTACAGGGTAAGATAAGCTCAGGGATAATTCGTCGCGATTACGTCCACAGTCATGCAGTCACATTAGCCGCATTAGGACATTTGGGCGCATCATTAATTTCTATATATCCGCGAAGGTGGCAAGCACAATTAAAAAACTTAGAGAAGATTGATTGGTCTCGTAAAAATCCAGAGTGGCAACATCGAATTATAGATAAAGGCCGGATTTCTAAATCTCGTAATAGTGTAATTTTGATGACTATCTATTTCAAAAAAATTTTGGGGTTACCCTTAGCTCCTGATGAGGAGCATTTGGAAATAACTAGCTTTTCAAAAAACAAAATTTTACCTAATGCATAG